A DNA window from Brassica napus cultivar Da-Ae chromosome C1, Da-Ae, whole genome shotgun sequence contains the following coding sequences:
- the LOC106437203 gene encoding phospho-2-dehydro-3-deoxyheptonate aldolase 1, chloroplastic, translated as MALSNAASSSSLSTRSLYTGLSHRHSNRQSSLPFHRSVNLVTALHAADPSRNAAVSVKESVSAALKWTPESWKLKKALQLPDYPDAAELDSVLKTIEAFPPIVFAGEARNLEERLADAAVGKAFLLQGGDCAESFKEFNATNIRDTFRVLLQMSIVLTFGGQVPIVKVGRMAGQFAKPRSDPFEEKDGVKLPSYKGDNINGDTFDEKSRIPDPNRMIRAYTQSAATLNLLRAFATGGYAAIQRVTQWNLDFVEQSEQADRYQELANRVDEALGFMSACGLTTDHPLMTTTDFYTSHECLLLPYEQSLTRLDSTSGLYYDCSAHMVWCGERTRQLDGAHVEFLRGIANPLGIKVSNKMDPNELVKLVEILNPNNKPGRITVIVRMGAENMRVKLPHLIRAVRRSGQIVTWVCDPMHGNTIKAPCGLKTRAFDSILAEVRAFLDVHEQEGSHAGGIHLEMTGQNVTECIGGSRTVTYDDLSSRYHTHCDPRLNASQSLELAFIVAERLRKRRTATQRLS; from the exons ATGGCTCTTTCCAACgccgcctcctcctcctctctctccACCAGATCCCTCTACACGGGTCTCTCTCACCGTCACAGTAACCGTCAATCCTCCCTCCCTTTCCACCGCTCCGTCAACCTCGTCACGGCCCTCCACGCGGCGGATCCGTCCCGAAACGCCGCCGTTTCAGTCAAGGAATCCGTTTCTGCTGCATTGAAATGGACGCCGGAGAGCTGGAAGCTGAAGAAGGCTCTGCAGCTTCCCGATTACCCCGACGCCGCCGAGCTCGACTCCGTCCTCAAGACCATCGAGGCTTTCCCTCCGATCGTTTTCGCCGGAGAAGCCAGAAACTTGGAAGAGAGATTGGCGGATGCCGCCGTCGGCAAAGCTTTCCTCCTCCAGGGAGGAGATTGTGCAGAGAGCTTCAAGGAGTTCAATGCGACCAACATCAGAGACACCTTCAGAGTTCTCCTTCAGATGAGCATTGTTCTTACCTTCGGAGGTCAAGTCCCTATCGTAAAG gttgggaGAATGGCAGGTCAGTTTGCGAAGCCTAGATCTGACCCTTTCGAGGAGAAGGATGGTGTGAAGCTGCCTAGCTACAAGGGAGACAACATCAACGGCGACACTTTTGATGAGAAGTCGAGGATCCCTGATCCCAACAGGATGATCCGTGCTTACACACAGTCTGCAGCTACTTTGAACCTTCTTAGAGCCTTTGCCACTGGAGGTTACGCTGCAATTCAAAGAGTTACACAGTGGAACCTTGATTTCGTTGAGCAAAGCGAGCAAGCTGACAG gTACCAGGAGCTGGCGAACAGGGTTGATGAGGCATTGGGGTTCATGTCTGCGTGTGGACTTACCACGGATCATCCACTCATGACTACAACTGATTTCTACACGTCTCATGAGTGTTtgcttctgccttatgaacagTCTCTCACGAGGCTGGACTCGACTTCTGGTCTCTACTATGATTGCTCTGCGCACATGGTGTGGTGTGGAGAGCGTACTAGACAGTTGGATGGTGCTCATGTTGAGTTTCTCAGGGGGATTGCTAACCCTCTTGGCATTAAG GTGAGTAACAAAATGGATCCCAATGAGCTTGTAAAGCTTGTGGAGATCCTGAATCCTAACAACAAACCTGGAAGAATCACTGTGATTGTGAGAATGGGTGCTGAGAACATGAGGGTTAAGCTTCCTCATCTGATCAGAGCAGTGCGGAGGTCAGGCCAGATTGTGACATGGGTCTGTGATCCAATGCATGGAAACACAATCAAAGCACCTTGCGGTCTCAAAACAAGAGCCTTTGACTCTATCCTG gctGAAGTGAGAGCCTTCCTTGATGTGCACGAGCAAGAAGGAAGCCACGCGGGAGGTATCCATCTAGAGATGACAGGACAGAACGTGACAGAGTGCATTGGAGGGTCCCGTACTGTGACATACGATGACTTGAGCTCACGCTACCACACACACTGTGACCCGAGGCTCAACGCTTCTCAGTCTCTTGAACTGGCCTTCATTGTTGCTGAACGGCTTAGGAAGAGAAGGACCGCTACTCAGCGTCTATCTTAA
- the LOC106439357 gene encoding chaperone protein dnaJ A6, chloroplastic isoform X1 — protein sequence MALIQFGSSSCVAQWGIRRPQVAVKASFYPTRLESHQDNSCCISQINCLGASQSSMFSHGSFPFLSLVTGQSRNTHSRRGARFTVRADTDFYSVLGVSKTATKAEIKSAYRKLARSYHPDVNKDAGAEDKFKEISNAYEILSDDEKRSLYDRYGEAGVKGAGMGGMGDYSNPFDLFESLFEGMGGMGGGMGSRGGSRSRAIDGEDEYYSLILDFKEAVFGIEKEIEISRLESCGTCNGSGAKAGTKPTKCKTCGGQGQVVASTRTPLGVFQQVMTCSPCNGTGEVSKPCGACSGDGRVRRTKRISLKVPAGVDSGSRLRVRGEGNAGKRGGSSGDLFAVIEVIPDPILKRDDTNILYTCKISYVDAILGTTLKVPTVDGTVDLKVPAGTQPSTTLVMAKKGVPVLNKSKMRGDQLVRVQVEIPKRLSKEEKKLVEELADMSKNKVANSRR from the exons ATGGCTCTTATACAATTTGGAAGCTCATCATGTGTTGCTCAGTGGGGGATTCGTCGTCCTCAGGTTGCTGTCAAGGCTTCTTTTTATCCAACCAGATTAGAATCTCACCAAGACAA CAGTTGTTGTATCAGCCAAATAAATTGTTTGGGAGCTTCACAGTCGAGTATGTTCTCACATGGCTCCTTCCCCTTCTTGTCACTTGTAACGGGGCAGTCCCGTAATACACATTCTCGTAGAGGTGCTCGCTTCACAGTTAGAGCCGATACT GATTTCTATTCTGTCCTAGGAGTCTCCAAAACTGCAACCAAAGCTGAGATTAAAAGCG CTTATCGGAAGCTCGCTAGGAGTTACCATCCAGACGTGAACAA GGATGCTGGGGCAGAAGATAAATTCAAAGAAATAAGCAATGCATATGAG ATCTTATCAGATGATGAGAAAAGATCTCTATACGACAGGTACGGCGAGGCAGGAGTTAAAGGCGCAGGAATGGGAGGCATGGGg GATTACAGCAACCCCTTTGATCTATTCGAATCTCTCTTCGAAGGAATGGGCGGGATGGGAGGTGGAATGGGCAGCAGAGGCGGCTCAAGAAGCAGAGCCATCGACGGCGAAGACGAGTACTACTCCCTAATCCTGGACTTCAAAGAAGCCGTCTTCGGCATCGAGAAAGAGATAGAGATCTCCCGGCTAGAGAGCTGCGGGACCTGCAACGGCTCAGGAGCCAAAGCAGGAACCAAACCGACCAAATGCAAAACATGCGGCGGCCAAGGCCAAGTCGTTGCCTCAACAAGAACACCCCTCGGCGTCTTCCAGCAAGTCATGACTTGCTCTCCCTGCAACGGCACAGGAGAGGTTTCAAAACCCTGCGGTGCTTGCTCTGGAGACGGACGCGTGAGGAGGACTAAAAGGATCAGTCTCAAGGTTCCAGCTGGTGTTGATTCAGGGAGCAGGTTGAGAGTGAGAGGAGAAGGGAACGCAGGGAAGAGAGGAGGATCGTCTGGAGATCTGTTTGCTGTTATTGAAGTGATTCCTGATCCGATCTTGAAGAGGGACGATACTAATATATTGTATACTTGTAAGATATCGTATGTGGATGCGATCTTGGGGACGACTTTGAAGGTTCCGACGGTTGATGGGACGGTGGATTTGAAAGTACCCGCGGGGACGCAGCCGAGCACGACGCTGGTGATGGCGAAGAAGGGAGTTCCGGTGTTGAACAAGAGTAAGATGAGAGGGGATCAGTTGGTGAGAGTGCAGGTTGAGATACCGAAGAGGTTgagtaaagaggagaagaaacTTGTTGAGGAGCTTGCTGATATGAGCAAGAACAAGGTAGCTAATAGCAGGAGATAA
- the LOC106439357 gene encoding chaperone protein dnaJ A6, chloroplastic isoform X2 encodes MALIQFGSSSCVAQWGIRRPQVAVKASFYPTRLESHQDNCCISQINCLGASQSSMFSHGSFPFLSLVTGQSRNTHSRRGARFTVRADTDFYSVLGVSKTATKAEIKSAYRKLARSYHPDVNKDAGAEDKFKEISNAYEILSDDEKRSLYDRYGEAGVKGAGMGGMGDYSNPFDLFESLFEGMGGMGGGMGSRGGSRSRAIDGEDEYYSLILDFKEAVFGIEKEIEISRLESCGTCNGSGAKAGTKPTKCKTCGGQGQVVASTRTPLGVFQQVMTCSPCNGTGEVSKPCGACSGDGRVRRTKRISLKVPAGVDSGSRLRVRGEGNAGKRGGSSGDLFAVIEVIPDPILKRDDTNILYTCKISYVDAILGTTLKVPTVDGTVDLKVPAGTQPSTTLVMAKKGVPVLNKSKMRGDQLVRVQVEIPKRLSKEEKKLVEELADMSKNKVANSRR; translated from the exons ATGGCTCTTATACAATTTGGAAGCTCATCATGTGTTGCTCAGTGGGGGATTCGTCGTCCTCAGGTTGCTGTCAAGGCTTCTTTTTATCCAACCAGATTAGAATCTCACCAAGACAA TTGTTGTATCAGCCAAATAAATTGTTTGGGAGCTTCACAGTCGAGTATGTTCTCACATGGCTCCTTCCCCTTCTTGTCACTTGTAACGGGGCAGTCCCGTAATACACATTCTCGTAGAGGTGCTCGCTTCACAGTTAGAGCCGATACT GATTTCTATTCTGTCCTAGGAGTCTCCAAAACTGCAACCAAAGCTGAGATTAAAAGCG CTTATCGGAAGCTCGCTAGGAGTTACCATCCAGACGTGAACAA GGATGCTGGGGCAGAAGATAAATTCAAAGAAATAAGCAATGCATATGAG ATCTTATCAGATGATGAGAAAAGATCTCTATACGACAGGTACGGCGAGGCAGGAGTTAAAGGCGCAGGAATGGGAGGCATGGGg GATTACAGCAACCCCTTTGATCTATTCGAATCTCTCTTCGAAGGAATGGGCGGGATGGGAGGTGGAATGGGCAGCAGAGGCGGCTCAAGAAGCAGAGCCATCGACGGCGAAGACGAGTACTACTCCCTAATCCTGGACTTCAAAGAAGCCGTCTTCGGCATCGAGAAAGAGATAGAGATCTCCCGGCTAGAGAGCTGCGGGACCTGCAACGGCTCAGGAGCCAAAGCAGGAACCAAACCGACCAAATGCAAAACATGCGGCGGCCAAGGCCAAGTCGTTGCCTCAACAAGAACACCCCTCGGCGTCTTCCAGCAAGTCATGACTTGCTCTCCCTGCAACGGCACAGGAGAGGTTTCAAAACCCTGCGGTGCTTGCTCTGGAGACGGACGCGTGAGGAGGACTAAAAGGATCAGTCTCAAGGTTCCAGCTGGTGTTGATTCAGGGAGCAGGTTGAGAGTGAGAGGAGAAGGGAACGCAGGGAAGAGAGGAGGATCGTCTGGAGATCTGTTTGCTGTTATTGAAGTGATTCCTGATCCGATCTTGAAGAGGGACGATACTAATATATTGTATACTTGTAAGATATCGTATGTGGATGCGATCTTGGGGACGACTTTGAAGGTTCCGACGGTTGATGGGACGGTGGATTTGAAAGTACCCGCGGGGACGCAGCCGAGCACGACGCTGGTGATGGCGAAGAAGGGAGTTCCGGTGTTGAACAAGAGTAAGATGAGAGGGGATCAGTTGGTGAGAGTGCAGGTTGAGATACCGAAGAGGTTgagtaaagaggagaagaaacTTGTTGAGGAGCTTGCTGATATGAGCAAGAACAAGGTAGCTAATAGCAGGAGATAA
- the LOC106358352 gene encoding ras-related protein RABA4b-like, translating to MNKKSYRAVTSAYYRGAVGAMLVYDITKRETFDHIPRWLEELRAHADKNIVIILIGNKSDLEDQRAIPTEDDAKEFAEKEGLFFLETSALNATNVENSFNTLMTEILNTVNKKSLSSVGESNNPGSLAGKKIVIPGPGQEVPAKTSTCCSSA from the exons atGAACAAGAAGTC ATACAGAGCGGTTACGAGCGCATACTACAGAGGAGCAGTTGGTGCGATGCTTGTTTATGATATTACCAAACGTGAGACCTTTGACCACATCCCTCGTTGGCTTGAAGAATTGCGAGCGCATGCTGATAAGAACATTGTGATCATCCTCATTGGTAACAAGTCTGATCTCGAAGATCAGAGAGCCATTCCCACTGAGGAC GACGCCAAAGAGTTTGCTGAGAAGGAAGGTCTTTTCTTCCTCGAGACGTCTGCATTGAACGCGACCAATGTGGAGAACTCCTTCAACACTCTTATGACAGAGATCTTGAACACGGTTAACAAGAAGAGTCTCTCATCTGTTGGTGAGTCAAATAACCCTGGTTCGTTGGCTGGTAAGAAGATTGTCATCCCAGGTCCAGGACAGGAGGTTCCCGCTAAGACCAGCACGTGCTGTAGTTCTGCTTGA
- the LOC106439392 gene encoding ras-related protein RABA4b, with product MAGGGGYGGASGKVDYVFKVVLIGDSAVGKSQLLARFARDEFSLDSKATIGVEFQTRTLTIEEKSVKAQIWDTAGQERYRAVTSAYYRGAVGAMLVYDITKRETFDHIPRWLEELRAHADKNIVIILIGNKSDLEDQRAIPTEDAKEFAEKEGLFFLETSALNATNVENSFNTLMTEIFNTVNKKSLSSVGESNNPGSLAGQKIVIPGPGQEVPAKTSTCCSSA from the exons ATGGCCGGAGGAGGCGGATACGGCGGCGCATCGGGAAAAGTCGATTACGTGTTCAAGGTCGTTCTGATCGGCGATTCAGCAGTTGGGAAATCGCAGCTGCTAGCTCGATTCGCTAGAGACGAGTTCAGCTTGGACTCCAAAGCCACAATCGGCGTCGAGTTTCAGACTCGTACCCTCACCATTGAAGAGAAGAGCGTCAAGGCTCAGATCTGGGATACCGCCGGTCAAGAAAG ATACAGAGCGGTTACGAGCGCTTACTACAGAGGAGCAGTTGGTGCGATGCTTGTTTATGATATTACCAAGCGTGAGACCTTTGACCACATCCCTCGTTGGCTTGAAGAATTGCGAGCGCATGCTGATAAGAACATTGTGATCATCCTCATTGGTAACAAGTCTGATCTCGAGGATCAGAGAGCTATTCCCACCGAAGACGCCAAAGAGTTTGCGGAGAAGGAAGGTCTTTTCTTCCTCGAGACGTCTGCATTGAACGCGACCAATGTGGAGAACTCCTTCAACACTCTGATGACGGAGATCTTCAACACGGTTAACAAGAAGAGTCTCTCATCTGTTGGTGAGTCAAATAACCCTGGTTCGTTGGCTGGTCAGAAGATTGTCATCCCAGGTCCAGGACAGGAGGTTCCCGCTAAGACCAGCACGTGCTGTAGTTCTGCTTGA